The Tigriopus californicus strain San Diego chromosome 5, Tcal_SD_v2.1, whole genome shotgun sequence genome includes a region encoding these proteins:
- the LOC131879974 gene encoding hexosaminidase D-like: protein MVLVSSYLSRLWRRKTAILGALAGATILIICLQVRGQKKTENLDHRDVHYNNKILLAARKNEPDLSSPESKRGVRFIPGVPGHDQPQIKIPVEHRSIQDDELAYLQKRNKQLFESEAKAAKAKMNQVRVKTKLDPKMQGLQPFQEDNVEYGQSVGQVPIYREQFERGGHGQMISKEEIKLKEAYIPRQRLIHFDLKGAPPKMDYLIKVLELARKLGATGVLIEYEDMFPFEGRLEAVRAKNHYTRGQIQDLVDACERLGLELIPLIQTFGHLEFILKLEQFAHLRDSAEMPESICPCHHETMFLIKESIDQVMNLHKKHINYVHIGCDEVYHLGECEPCQSGSRNSIFVNHVSAVAKYVRDIHHKRVIIWDDMLRNFMPIEMEPLGGLVEPMVWVYAEDVYRFMPTYNWDRFAEIFPTAWTASAFKGAHGPTLMMPPIQKHLENTLNWLDVMQSEESKFKGGFQGIVLTGWQRYDHFAILAELLPVGLPSLAVDLLTVKNGFFNATVQSQLTKSMECVGTPRDLDEPLDLTSDPYLSDKMSWCYFPGASVFKLAYTVENTRKEVEEFLKKVREDQGWMRAYSIRRNYTSPFRVNEVMQEWSMNYDSVVSLMRSAKQTLSELFDIYTVAEWVEQRIYPMYQELKLVKDQAESLKFRRVWQPRPLEPLKELEEFGIGLEVSNKARDATNSLHNVDDTIPNDNSDKLEAPQGNAIKKRLVQAPDYYRRPRR, encoded by the exons ATGGTGTTGGTGTCCTCCTATTTGTCTCGATTGTGGCGAAGAAAAACTGCAATTTTGG GCGCTTTGGCAGGAGCgacaattttgatcatttgCTTGCAAGTCCGGGGACAGAAGAAGACGGAAAACTTGGACCATCGAGATGTTCATTATAATAACAAAATACTCCTAGCGGCCCGAAAAAATGAGCCAGACCTCTCATCACCAGAATCTAAACGAGGCGTTCGATTTATTCCTGGTGTGCCTGGACATGATCAGCCGCAAATCAAGATTCCCGTCGAACATAGGTCAATTCAAGACGACGAATTGGCCTATTTGCAGAAGCGGAATAAACAACTCTTTGAGTCGGAGGCCAAGGCcgcaaaagcaaaaatgaatcaGGTGCGCGTCAAAACCAAATTAGACCCCAAGATGCAAGGACTTCAACCATTCCAGGAGGACAACGTCGAATATGGACAAAGTGTTGGCCAAGTTCCTATTTATCgtgaacaatttgaaagagGTGGACACGGTCAAATGATTTCGAAAGAAGAGATCAAACTCAAGGAAGCATATATTCCTCGGCAAcgtctcattcattttgatttgaaaggagCTCCACCAAAAATGGATTACCTCATCAAGGTGCTAGAATTGGCCAGAAAGCTCGGAGCAACAGGTGTGCTTATCGAGTATGAAGACATGTTTCCCTTCGAAGGCCGACTTGAGGCCGTTCGAGCCAAAAACCATTACACCCGAGGCCAGATACAGGACCTCGTTGACGCGTGTGAGCGACTGGGTTTGGAGCTTATTCCCTTAATTCAGACATTTG GTCATTTGGAGTTCATTCTCAAATTGGAGCAGTTTGCCCACCTCCGAGATTCCGCTGAAATGCCAGAATCCATCTGTCCTTGTCATCACGAGACCATGTTCTTAATCAAAGAGAGCATCGATCAGGTCATGAACCTGCACAAAAAGCATATCAATTACGTCCACATCGGGTGTGACGAGGTCTACCATCTAGGTGAGTGCGAGCCCTGTCAATCGGGCAGTCGCAACTCAATCTTCGTGAATCATGTCAGTGCTGTGGCCAAGTATGTGCGGGATATCCACCACAAGCGAGTCATCATTTGGGACGATATGCTCAGGAATTTCATGCCCATTGAAATGGAACCTCTGGGAGGGCTGGTCGAACCCATGGTCTGGGTATATGCCGAGGACGTGTATCGGTTCATGCCCACTTATAATTGGGATCGCTTCGCTGAAATCTTCCCCACAGCATGGACGGCTAGTGCATTTAAAGGCGCTCATGGTCCCACCCTGATGATGCCGCCGATTCAGAAACATTTAGAAAATACCTTGAACTGGTTAGATGTGATGCAGAGCGAGGAATCCAAATTTAAAGGCGGCTTTCAAGGAATCGTCTTGACTGGTTGGCAACGTTATGATCATTTTGCCATTCTGGCCGAATTATTACCCGTGGGTCTGCCCTCTTTGGCTGTGGATCTGCTCACCGTGAAGAACGGCTTCTTTAATGCTACCGTCCAATCCCAATTAACCAAGTCAATGGAATGCGTGGGAACTCCTCGAGATTTAGATGAGCCTCTGGATCTAACCTCGGATCCGTATTTGTCCGACAAAATGTCTTGGTGCTATTTTCCGGGCGCGTCCGTCTTCAAATTAGCCTACACTGTGGAAAATACGAGGAAAGAAGTGGAAGAATTTCTGAAAAAAGTCCGTGAAGATCAGGGCTGGATGCGGGCATACAGCATTCGCCGCAACTATACTTCACCGTTTCGTGTGAATGAAGTCATGCAGGAGTGGTCCATGAACTACGATTCTGTTGTGAGTTTGATGCGATCCGCCAAGCAGACGTTGAGCGAACTCTTCGATATCTACACTGTGGCTGAATGGGTGGAACAACGTATCTACCCCATGTACCAGGAACTAAAACTGGTCAAGGATCAGGCGGAATCGTTGAAATTTCGACGGGTTTGGCAACCACGCCCGTTGGAACCATTAAAAGAGCTCGAGGAGTTTGGGATTGGTCTTGAAGTTTCGAACAAGGCTAGGGATGCGACCAATTCTCTCCATAATGTAGATGATACTATACCAAATGATAATAGTGATAAACTTGAAGCACCCCAGGGAAATGCGATCAAAAAGAGGCTAGTTCAAGCACCGGATTACTACAGGCGTCCTCGACGGTGA